A single Streptomyces sannanensis DNA region contains:
- a CDS encoding serine/threonine-protein kinase: MSRTTARPSPPLAPGTKPGPGYEVLAHLARTGWLDIYDAWSEERDCRCVVKVVRPDRHHEEQLRERLLREGHWLRTFTHPHLVRAYETFETPEPLVVLESLTGETVAHLIHRLPRRPAATDIAVLGVHLCSAIHYLHGQGLLHLDLKPSNVVVDCRHAKVLDLSVARAPGGAPPGIGTHCYLAPEQARGGRLTAAADVWGVGVTLYEVASGDVPFHSGDTMDEGEAMDGTGDPDGRDDWYPQLEEPAPPIGSRRRLPHGLAAAIDSCLRPDPAARPTVPELAAALDATLPLQRRQVSPSTDG; this comes from the coding sequence ATGAGCCGTACCACCGCACGACCGTCTCCGCCGCTGGCGCCCGGAACGAAACCCGGGCCCGGCTACGAGGTCCTGGCCCATCTGGCCCGGACCGGCTGGCTCGACATCTACGACGCATGGAGCGAGGAGCGCGACTGCCGATGCGTGGTGAAGGTCGTACGCCCCGACCGCCACCACGAGGAGCAGTTGCGCGAACGGCTGTTGAGGGAGGGCCACTGGCTCCGGACCTTCACCCATCCGCACCTGGTCCGCGCGTACGAGACCTTCGAGACGCCCGAACCGCTCGTCGTCCTGGAATCCCTGACCGGCGAAACGGTGGCCCACCTCATTCACCGGTTGCCGCGCCGCCCGGCCGCCACAGACATAGCCGTCCTCGGCGTGCATCTCTGCTCGGCGATCCACTACCTGCACGGCCAAGGCCTGCTGCACCTGGACCTCAAGCCGTCCAACGTCGTGGTCGACTGCCGACACGCCAAAGTGCTCGACCTCAGCGTCGCCCGGGCGCCCGGCGGCGCCCCTCCGGGCATCGGCACCCACTGCTACCTGGCCCCGGAGCAGGCGCGCGGCGGTCGGCTGACGGCCGCCGCCGACGTGTGGGGCGTCGGCGTCACGCTGTACGAGGTAGCCTCCGGCGACGTGCCGTTCCACAGCGGCGACACCATGGACGAGGGCGAGGCCATGGACGGGACCGGCGACCCGGACGGCCGGGACGACTGGTATCCGCAGCTCGAGGAGCCTGCCCCGCCGATCGGGTCCCGTCGGCGCCTGCCGCACGGTCTCGCCGCAGCCATCGACAGCTGCCTCCGTCCTGATCCGGCCGCCCGGCCCACCGTTCCCGAACTCGCCGCAGCCCTCGATGCAACGCTGCCCCTGCAGCGGCGTCAGGTTTCGCCGTCCACGGATGGCTGA